In [Phormidium] sp. ETS-05, the genomic window AGCAATTTAGTGCCCAGCCTAGTTTTGGGTTTATTATTAGTATTTAGAACTAATACAGCTTATGACCGATTCTGGGAAGGTCGCAAACTGTGGGGAACATTAGTCAATACTGTGCGAAATTTTGCTCGCCAAATTTGGGTAGCTATTAGAGAAAAACGCCCCGAAGACATTAACGAAAAAATGGAAACCATTCGTCTTTTAGTGGCTTTTGCCGTGGCTACGAAAATACATTTAAGGCAAGAACAAATTAGCCCAGAATTAACGGATCTACTTAGCGCAGAAAGAGCAGAAAAGCTAAAATCAATGAACCATCCATCGCTAGAAATAGCGTTTTGGATTGGCGATTACTTACAGCGGCAGCATGAGGAAGGCAACCTTAGCACTTATCAGCTCAGCGATATGTTTAAACTCCTCGATACAATGGTCGATGTATTGGGGGCATGCGAGCGAATCTTAAAAACCCCAATTCCTCTGGCTTATTCGATTCATATCAAACAGCTCTTATTGATTTATTGTCTGGCCTTACCATTTCAAATGGTAGAAAATTTAAATTGGTTTACTGGACCAGTAGTAGCATTGATTAGCTTTGCTCTGTTTGGCATAGAAGCAATTGGTCTAGAGATTGAAAATCCCTTTGGTCGCGACCCCAACGATCTGCCATTAGATAATATTTGTAACACCATGCTTCGCAATATAGAAGATTTAATGAGTTTTGCTCCTAGCGTGCATCAATCCATCCGACCGCCAGAGAAATCAATGGGTTAAACATGAAGGGAAGGAGCGAGTGACCGTCTTCTTTGGTAGCAGGGCTTTCCCCCGGATGGGCTAAAGCCCAACTACAAACCTTTAGTGGTAGAGATAACTTTCTTCTTAATTATGCAGACGCTCTATATCAATCTGGATTTCTCAGGGAAGGAAGAGGTGGAGCTGAGCTACTACATGGACAATCCCACATCTGTGGGCGGGGATTCTCTCACGGAAGCTCTCACCCTAAGCGCGGGAGAAATTGCCGACTTGATGAAAATGGCGGAGCGAAAATATGGGACGCTGGCTCTGGAGGAATGCGTCACTACAGGACGGAAGTTATATCAATGGTTAGATGCCAATAAATGGTTGAGTCGGGCGCTGTCGAGATTGAGGGGGGAATGTGTGGTTTTAGCCATTGCTGCTGGGGGCAAAATGGCTCATCTGCCTTGGGAAACTCTTCACGATAGCAGAACTTTCCTGGTGCAGCGACAAGGCGGAGCGGTGGTGCCAGTGCGCTGGTTGCCGGATGTGGGGGCAATACCATCATCAACCCTGGAGGCTGCAGCAATATTAGCGGCAAACAGTGGGCGAGATGGGAGGGGCGACCCCGCCCAGAAGGTAAATAAGCCCTTGCGGGTGTTGTTTATGGCGAGTTCGCCGTTGAATACGCTGCCAGTAATGAATTTGGAAGCCCAAGAGGTTCAGATGTTGGCAGCTACCCAAAATTTGAGTGGGCTCAGGCGCGATACTGGCGGGGCGTATAGGGGCGTTGGAGATATGGGTTTGCCCGAGGAGAATGATCCGCCACTGGCACCGGGTGGGGGTGGAGCGGCGAAAAACTTGTCTGCACCAGGTGAGGTGGAGCTAGTAGTAGAAGAAAGCGGCTGTTTGGTGGAATTAGCCCGCTTGGTGGATTTTTACGGGGCTGATTATTTTGACGTGCTGCATTTGCGGGGAAATACGACGCTGTTTGATGGGCAACCGCAGTTTATCTCGGAGACGGAAACGGGAGCGCCACACCGGGCGAATGCGGAGGCGATCGCCGAGACGTTGCAATTTTACTGGCCACCCCTGGTATTTTTAGGAGCATGCCGCACGGGAGCGCTGGAAAAAGAGGAGGCGCCATCAGCGATGGCTCAAGCGCTGCTAAATCAGGGGGCGACGGCGGTCCTGGTAAGCTGGCGACTGGCGGCGGAAAAGGATGCGGCTGGGGCGGCAGCAGTTTTTACGGTAGCTGCGCGGCTGGGGAGAATGTGGTAACGGCTTTAGCCAATACCTACTCCTGGCTAATGGAGAAGAAGGCGCGAGATTGGTATTGGTTGCGACTTTATGTGGCTGGTGCGGTGCCGGGAGTGCTGCTGACGCCTAACCCAGG contains:
- a CDS encoding CHAT domain-containing protein; this translates as MVEITFFLIMQTLYINLDFSGKEEVELSYYMDNPTSVGGDSLTEALTLSAGEIADLMKMAERKYGTLALEECVTTGRKLYQWLDANKWLSRALSRLRGECVVLAIAAGGKMAHLPWETLHDSRTFLVQRQGGAVVPVRWLPDVGAIPSSTLEAAAILAANSGRDGRGDPAQKVNKPLRVLFMASSPLNTLPVMNLEAQEVQMLAATQNLSGLRRDTGGAYRGVGDMGLPEENDPPLAPGGGGAAKNLSAPGEVELVVEESGCLVELARLVDFYGADYFDVLHLRGNTTLFDGQPQFISETETGAPHRANAEAIAETLQFYWPPLVFLGACRTGALEKEEAPSAMAQALLNQGATAVLVSWRLAAEKDAAGAAAVFTVAARLGRMW
- a CDS encoding bestrophin family protein, producing MRRKFTKLPKDEWLNQALRLKGSVLPNILPRIILCGLFGVLISILHNFDIKVHWPILSNLVPSLVLGLLLVFRTNTAYDRFWEGRKLWGTLVNTVRNFARQIWVAIREKRPEDINEKMETIRLLVAFAVATKIHLRQEQISPELTDLLSAERAEKLKSMNHPSLEIAFWIGDYLQRQHEEGNLSTYQLSDMFKLLDTMVDVLGACERILKTPIPLAYSIHIKQLLLIYCLALPFQMVENLNWFTGPVVALISFALFGIEAIGLEIENPFGRDPNDLPLDNICNTMLRNIEDLMSFAPSVHQSIRPPEKSMG